The segment CCAGGGCTACCGACACGACGAGGTCTTCAGGGTAGCCGATGCCCATGACGTATCGTGGTTTCTTCTCTGGCAACAGACCTGTGCATGTGTCTACGACCTTGCAGTATTCACTCTTCTCCTCGCCGCCAGAGAGGCCACCGATAGCAATGCCGGGCGTGTCTCTGGCTACCATCTCAGCGGTGCACTCGCGGCGCAGATCGAGGTCCAAGCCACCCTGTATGATGCAAAAGAGGTTCTGGCGCTCTGGGTGCTTGTGGGCGTGGATGCAGCGGTCGAGCCAGCGTACGGAGCGCTCCATGGCCTCCTTCATGCGCGCCAGGTCGGGCGAGGTGGTGACGATGACGTCGTCGAGCTGCATCATGATGTCGGAGCCAATCGAGTTCTGCAGCGACATGGAGTGTTCGGGGGTGAGCAGCATGGGCGAGCCATCGTGGGGGCTCAGGAAGCGGACGCCTTCTTCGGTGACTTTGGCGAGCTTGAGCAGCGACACCATCTGGAAGCTGGCGGTGGTGTCAGCTACGGTGCCAACACCAGCTGCATGTACAGCACCAGCTACAGCACCAGTTACAGCACCAGTTACAGCACCAGTTACAGCACCAGTTACAGCACTCGCTACAGTGCGTGCGTCGACGAGGAGCAAAGGGTCACCTACCCACCACTATCTGCACTAGTCAGCACGTCGTCTTGGGCCACTACGCACTGCTTCTTGCATTCGGCACGGGGCAAGCACCTGTGAGAATGTTATGAGGCCATGACTGCAGTTTGTGGGCGCCGCCTATGGCGTCCAGCGTTGCTTGTCCTGGCTTGAGGCCTCTCCATAGTGTCAGAAGTCGTGCGCGCTACGCAGAGTATCCACAGTCTCGGGCTCGTACAAGTGGTATGTGTTGTTCAGGCACAGCCGGCAGCCCTGCTCCTCGAGCTGCTCAGGCGTGAGCCCCTTCAACGACGCCTGTGTCGCCACTGGCATGAAGAGGGGGAGGGGCACCGGCCCGTGGGGCAGATGCAGCGTTGCAGCGCGCGCTTTGGTGACCTGCCTCGACGTCAGACGCCGACTTGCACATGGACGGGGACACCCTGTACTGAGCATTTCCCGAGCAGCTCGAAAGTGAGCGCTGAAGGCATCGAACCAGGCGCCATTGTGTCGGTCGGTTCCGGTGTCTCTGCCCTCTTCACACGCGACTGCAAGAAGTTGGTCCAGCCACCAGCAAGCTTGCAGGGGTCTAGGCTAGGTAGTAGGTACCTATGTGTGGCGTGTGCCCGGGGGCGCTAGCGCGAACAGCCTCAACTACAGTTGGCTTTGGCAACGGTGTTCTCTGTGAGCTCGGCTACAGAAAAGCGTAGCCGCTCACTCTGGGTCGCATGGCTACACCTCTTTGGCGTAGGTGCCAAATCGAATTCTCGCTCCTCAGAACTGGAACTCAGTCGCTTTGCAGTGGTACCCAAGTCACTATTCGCCTGAAGAAAAGAAGCTCGTACGCAAGCGCGATCGCATCTTGCGTACACTATGCTGTCTCTGCTTCTACATCAAGTGGCTTGATCAGAATGCGCTGAACAGTGCATATTGGTCTGGCATGCAGGAAGAGCTCAAAACCAAGGCAACGAGTAAGTGTCAATACCATGCCCGTGGTAACGATAGCTGTGATCATTTCGCTCCATCATTCCTCCACGAGCAGATGTAAATACTCGCGACATTCCCATCGTCTTCTTGACACAAGCAACCTCGTTAATACAAGAGTTCCCTTTTTCAGCATGCCACCCCTCCCCGGCTGTTCCGACAACGCTTTTCAAGTCCACAATGATTTTGCCCGCGCCGCTCTCGCACTCGTACAACCTCTTGATCAACACAAGCCCCAGCACAATGCGCGCATCAAGATTGTAACGCGACAGGCGTTGGGTTCAGCGAGCGTATCACCTCTACCAAATCGTTCTCGGAGCTTTGCATACAGAAATCTTGTCGCCTAACGTAGTCTGATTCCAGTTGTGTGCCACATACTTGCACCAGTGGAATCAACTAAGCATGGCTTTGAGTACCTGTTTGTGACGCCCGTGTTTGCAGTCGAGTCTTTTGCAGATAGGTGACTAGTATTTGGCTCACGTGGAATGACAGGCCACGAGGTCGAACAGATGTAGGAGATATCTGCTTCCATACTATTTAGCTTCTGGATTTACGTGACTGGTCTTCGGTGGGCTCGATTCTTCTGTAACTTCGTAGTTCTACATTGCTCCACCAGCCTGAACGGCGGTCGCACTCGTATTCTGAGCAAATGTCAAATTGCTGTAGCTACAGAAAGCTGCTAATTTGACACCCAGGTCTAAACCAGTCCTCTCACAATGGAGGAAGAGCAATTGTGTTCGAGGGGCTGAGTCACTAGTGAATTCAGTTTCTGGAAAGGACACAGCAAGCCTTCATGCCTACGAAATCATCAAACGTAGCGGTTGGCAATCTGAAACACAGTTGACCTTTGTTTCCGCATAATGGTTCACGGCAGTCTCAAAAGGTGATTTTGCCGAAGTGTGTTCAGGTCCAAATGCTGGATTCGTAACGGCATCCGCCTCAGACCAACGTTAAACGGCCCGTCTTACAGCTGTAAACTTTCAACACCCGCAACCTCAAACATTGATCGCCGAGTCTGGGGCACATCATGGTCTCAATACTGGCATTCTTATGAGACCTTCGAAAACAATAAAGTTGACGCTGTCTGTCTGTCAACTCATGTCTGCCAAACATCAGATCATTCTTACTTTCCACCTTATTGTGACTTCACCTAATCATACATACATCATCCATATAATACAACAACATCGACATGAAGCTGATCACCTTCACTCTTCTGGTAGGCTGTGCACTATCCACACCCGCCGCAGTCAACGCGTTCACTCCCACTCGTCGAGCAGCGAGCTGTGACGCAGCGAAGGTAGCCCAGCTTTCAGGAGGTATACAAGCAAACCTGGAAGTCCAGAAGAACGAGCTTGCTGGGTAAGTTAGCCTGCTTCTTGCCCACATATTTCCATTCTGATGAAATTTCTAGAATCAAGGACCTTCAGTCAATCGGAGAAGCCAACTCAACTGATTCGGCCAATAAATTCGCAGCCCAGAAATTGAAGGTTCTTGCCATTCAGCAGCAGGGTATCGACATCCGCGCCATGAACCAGGCAATTGCCGATGAGATCACGAGTCCTGCGACTGCGGGCTTGAAGACTGTGCAGGGGGCACAAGCAACGGAAATGCGTCAGGTAATGGGCTTGACAGGAAATGGAAAGACGGACGATGCGACTTATCAAATGTTGGTGCAGGAGGTTCAGGATGGAACGAAGCAAAACCAGGCAAACTATGCGGCTGCAAAAGGTCAGTGCAAGGCGTAATAGTCTGCACTCAGTAGATACCGCCACGCTTAGATACTTACACTAGACCAAATTAATTTCTTTAGTCATGTTCCTACTACCTTTTAAAACATGCTAGAATGAAAAGTTACTGTAATCTTGTACTAAGAAGAGTCAACTAATTTATTATAGcaacgtaccctacaggcaAGTCAATCAACTGTGGCCTACCCTCGAGGACTTTGAAAAATCGGACATCTGTTTTAAATTGAACCAAATTGTTACATCAACTCGAAGTATTCCAGCTCCTCCGCTCTATGGAAGTATTGACCAAGGCCGGTTCCACCATTATCTGTTCTACAGCCCCGATGCTGATAAAGAGATATGTGGTCCGTTCGACTCAGAAGACAAATTCAACGTGGCACTGGTGAAGCGTCTGCGGCCTGCTTGGGCAACGATAGAGAAGCATAGCTTCAAAGCAGACTTTTATGAGAGAAATCTGGAAAAGCATCAGTTGGTCACAAGCCTGTTTTCTCGCATTCAGATCTGCAAAGGAAGAATGTGGTAGTGCATCGGGACACACTGCAGGGCATAATCGTCAACGTAATAGGTTGGGAGGAGGCTAGCTGGTTCCCGGCTTATTGGGAATACTTCACTGCACTGCAAGGTGTACAATGGGATGACGACTGGTCCCAACACATTGAAGAGATAATGAAACCTTGGGTTAGCGAAGCAGCAGTCGTGAAAATGGTGCATCAGGACCGAATGTTCTGATCGGCATCCTTTGCATTTGGTGGTTCATCAGATTATCTTGGCTGGCTAAGCTCCAAGTCACTAATGGAATTGCTTCACAGCAAACCGAATCTACAATATACCAGCAATACATGACATAGAGCTCTCAGAGGCTAATGACAGCCCGTCTTTATAGTCAACTGCACTTTACGACAACGCATTACAATTGCCTAATTTGTCATTTTTCAGGCATGTTACTGCCAGACCCACTCCTGCCCGTTGCAGTAACGGCACTTCTTCGTAACTTCATCCCGCACCCAACCTGTACTCACTTCCGCAGCGGTAGTTGCGAATTGGGAAGTCTGCGCAGGGCTACCCCCTCCCTCTAACAGGGCTTGGTCAAGATCATGGTGCAGCAGCTGGTAGTGATACAACGCCGGGAGCGCTTGTTGCTCGGTCCATTTGTTACATTTGATGTACGGTGGCTTTTGTTCATTAGCTTCATAGAATGACCTGTTTGGTTTGATTTGCTCAGTAGTCATGGTCTCGGGATTAAATGCCCTCTGGCGATGAGGTAGCGGCACTGCCTGTAGCACTTGGTTCATACGCGTTGGGTAATCTTCAAGACGGATACGTCCGAAGTATGTCTTTGCATACTAGGTCTGGGTTAGTTCCGGGGTTGGTCCTGATTTGTTTTCACATCTCATACTCGAGACCAGGTCGCCGGTAGCGTGAAAGATTTGCCCTCCACCGTCTGCTTGCGTTTCGACAAAAAGAACGTTGTTGTATCTTGTCTTATCACCCATCATGGGGTCTTCCAATTCCTATCGTGTGTTTTACTTTGTAGATATTGTATCCGTAGCCGTGCATTGTTGGTATTAATGCCCTGAAGATCGTGATTGTGCGAAAATGTACAATAATATGATATTTGCGGACTAATAAAGAGGAAGGTTGCAGTTGAACCTGGGCCGGTCAAGCGCGAAATTAGtgtattatagaagattgCAGAGCTTGGTCTGAACATCAAAGCACCGAGACTCAACGGCTTTGTGGCCTTTGAGAACAGCAAGATCGATGCCATGGGCGTTCTCTTGAGCCATATCGAGGAGCCAATACCACTTACCAAACCGCTGAAAGCTAGTGTCCCTGAGACAAAGAGAGCTGAGTGGAGTAGGAAAAGTAAGGAGTATGTCGACATCCTACACAAGAATGATATTGTCTGGGGGGATGCCAAAGCAGACAACTTTGTGGTGGATAAGCAAGACAAGCTGTGGATCATCGACTTCGGCGGCAGCTACACGGAAGGCTGGGTTGACCCAGAACTGAGTGATACGCTCGAGGGAGGCGAGCAGGGACTGGAAAATATACAAGTAGCGTTGTAGAGTCCGGGCGATGACCATGTACCGCACAGGGGTAGTTCAAATAGGAGCAGAACCCCAGATCCGTCTGTTACCGTGCAAGAGACTGCATCAAGTCTATTTATCACCGAGGCGCCAAAGCAGAAGAGAAATCTCGTTGACGATAGTGAGGAGGATGTACGCGAGAAAGACAAAAGGAATAGGGACAGTAAGCAAAGGTGCAGAGTGAAGGAGTAACCTACCCAATGATTTACATTCATGTATGGGCGGGTGTTTGAAACCGTCACCTGGCCGTGTATCTTTTCATGTGTTGAGGAACCACTTCTCTTTTGAAAGCTTACCAAGTATCGAAACACATACCCGATTTCTGTTAAAAGACTCAGTCGGACGTGGACAGAAACCGACCCTGCATGCCGGAGTGGCTTCGAATATGCGGGGTAAGCTTAGCTCTCACCACATGTAGGCGAATTGCACGCCTTAACGATGTCAGTCACATGTACATATACCGAAGCAACGCTGCTTGCTGTCTTTCTTATCAGCGACATCTAAGCCTGAAGAAGCTGACATGGAGACCACAACTCAGACACAGGCTCAACAAAGCTACTCGGCAGGTGCCGAAGTGGACATTGCCAACCACCCGACAGCGCAAAAGCTCCTCCAGCGCTATCAGGATTTTTTTGCTCAAGTGGAGAATCTGTATGTGTAGACAGCTTACGCAGATGTACCGCTAAGTTCGATGCAGAACCCCAGGCAAAGACCTCGAGACTTGTCTAAATGCACGCTACGGCCCCGGAAATGCCCTATACGAAGACCTTTGCACCTTGACTCGCAAAGGGCTGCAAGAAGGATGGGTGGCCAATATTGACATTCAAGGGCGAGATTACAGACGCTCGAAGATTTCCTTCCCCAAGGAAGAGACACGCTTCTTCTCGATAACAACAGTATACATAAACTCCCAAGACGTTTTTTCAGGGCAGTACCACTCACACCCATATGGCGAGATCAACTGCGTAGTGCAGATTGATGAGAGTGCCGAATTGAAGGGGATGCAGGGGTGGCAAGGGGCAGGGTGGACAAGTCCAGGACCGGGAACGCATCAGTGAGCGGCTTCTCGTATGATGTGTAGTTCAAGGAGATGCTGACTATAGTGCAGCTACCCACAGGTCCGTGGCGGTGCTTTGGTAGCATTGTTTTTCTTGCCTGCTGGGAGGATTAGCTATACAGCAAAGCCAGAGGATGCTCAACCAGTGAGCCTGTAATCTGTCATAATACGTGTGCCTGACGGTCGCGGTGACAGTCCTGGCAGATCGGGAGTTCACTATGCAGCAATGACGTCTACCCTTGGGGTTGTGCTGCTTGGAGAGTGCGTATGGCTGCTGACGAGTTGGTTGCGACATGTCGCTGGCGTAGTGGATGCT is part of the Ascochyta rabiei chromosome 21, complete sequence genome and harbors:
- a CDS encoding tRNA-guanosine(34) preQ(1) transglycosylase → MAPGSMPSALTFELLGKCSVTKARAATLHLPHGPVPLPLFMPVATQASLKGLTPEQLEEQGCRLCLNNTYHLGLKPGQATLDAIGGAHKLQSWPHNILTDSGGFQMVSLLKLAKVTEEGVRFLSPHDGSPMLLTPEHSMSLQNSIGSDIMMQLDDVIVTTSPDLARMKEAMERSVRWLDRCIHAHKHPERQNLFCIIQGGLDLDLRRECTAEMVARDTPGIAIGGLSGGEEKSEYCKVVDTCTGLLPEKKPRYVMGIGYPEDLVVSVALGADMFDCVWPTRTARFGNAITASGMLNLRNVVFSKDFGPIEQGCKCTCCRPTSEGGLGITRAYVYHVTAKETAGAHLLTMHNVHYQLNLMRLARDAILEDRYPQFLKDFFSKLYNAQKEKYPVWAVDALKGVGVDLLSD